One genomic window of Daphnia pulex isolate KAP4 chromosome 12, ASM2113471v1 includes the following:
- the LOC124209596 gene encoding 39S ribosomal protein L46, mitochondrial-like: MFCFRSHALGSLSLVKNGFSINKVYQNPKVFLRMSSASTSSSSPQKWELLGAICLERTPIIVPPMTEIEQQISEMIEKFDNMRSLKSNHELRHEEDKKLQKMAADGTQDESNPDAATRQTAQDFEDACNEEFQKFKPAPRTTAEDLSGDQKSTNRKLDKHLLFVVQEKDKKVWKLPESRWREGETLRETAERALREYVKTPDTSVRVLGNAPWGVHTIKYPSSVRQKLGFTGSKVFFFKAQLLSSCTTCSDIEYNWLGREELTNSLEPEYLRSVRKFLIDED; this comes from the exons atgttttgcttTCGATCTCATGCTTTAGGTAGCCTATCACTAGTTAAGAATGGTTTTTCAATTAACAAAGTCTATCAAAATCCAAAAG TTTTCTTGAGAATGTCGAGTGCTTCTACATCCAGTTCTTCACCCCAAAAATGGGAACTTCTTGGTGCAATTTGTCTGGAAAGAACACCAATCATTGTGCCTCCCATGACCGAAATTGAACAACAAATTAGTGAAATGATTGAGAAGTTTGATAATATGAGAAGCCTCAAATCAAATCATGAACTAAGACATGAAGAAGACaa GAAGCtacaaaaaatggctgcaGATGGAACTCAAGATGAAAGTAACCCAGATGCAGCAACAAGGCAAACAGCTCAAGACTTTGAAGATGCTTGcaatgaagaatttcaaaaatttaagcCTGCCCCAAGGACTACAg CTGAAGATTTGAGTGGAGACCAGAAGTCCACCAATCGAAAGCTGGATAAGCATTTGCTTTTTGTTGTgcaagaaaaagacaagaaagtTTGGAAGCTTCCGGAAAGTAGGTGGAGGGAAGGGGAGACCTTACGTGAGACCGCAGAACGTGCACTTAGAGAATACGTGAAAACTCCTGATACGTCAGTGCGAGTATTGGGCAATGCTCCGTGGGGAGTACATACTATCAAATATCCGTCGTCAGTTCGCCAAAAGCTTGGTTTTACCGgttcaaaagttttcttcttcaaagccCAATTGCTTTCTTCTTGCACTACTTGTTCAGACATAGAGTATAATTGGTTGGGCAGAGAAGAGCTTACAAACAGTCTCGAGCCCGAATACTTACGTAGCGTAAGAAAATTTCTCATCgatgaagattaa
- the LOC124209593 gene encoding 5'-AMP-activated protein kinase catalytic subunit alpha-2-like isoform X2, with protein sequence MAERPTAIASALLSQEKPLVKIGHYALGETLGVGTFGKVKIGEHQLTGHKVAIKILNRQKIKNLDVVGKIRREIQNLKLFRHPHIIKLYQVISTPTDIFMIMEYVSGGELFDYIVKHGKLKEHEARRFFQQIISGVDYCHRHMVVHRDLKPENLLLDSNLHVKIADFGLSNMMMDGEFLRTSCGSPNYAAPEVISGKLYAGPEVDVWSCGVILYALLCGTLPFDDEHVPTLFRKIKSGVFPIPDYLNKSVVNLLCHMLQVDPMKRATIDDVKKHDWFAKECPAYLFPSPVEQDTSVIDTDAVSEVCEKFGVREQEVHSALLSGDPHDQLAIAYHLIVDNKRIADEAAKAELRDFYIAGSPPPAAFSPGDSSPTPGIKPHPERIAPAFRERAASAGERTAPNKTPIKRAKWHLGIRSQSKPHDIMYEVYRAMKTLDFEWKMVNPFHVRVRSKNPVNGRYAKMSLQLYQVDYKSYLLDFKSLSTDENEHVSSNPDVSQSQFSIGGGHPTMEFFEMCASLITQLAR encoded by the exons ATGGCCGAACGCCCTACCGCTATCGCCTCGGCGTTGCTTTCACAGGAAAAACCTCTTGTTAAAATAGGACATTATGCATTGGGGGAGACCTTGGGAGTTGGCACCTTTGGCAAAGTCAAAA TCGGTGAACACCAATTGACTGGGCACAAAGTTGCCATAAAAATTCTTAATcgacagaaaatcaagaatCTGGATGTTGTCGGCAAGATCAGGAGAGAGATTCAAAACCTGAAACTCTTCCGTCATCCCCACATCATCAAACT GTATCAAGTAATCAGCACTCCAACTGACATATTCATGATTATGGAATATGTTTCAGGAGGAGAGTTGTTTGATTACATTGTCAAACATGGAAAG TTGAAGGAGCACGAAGCCAGGCGTTTCTTTCAGCAGATCATTTCAGGAGTGGACTACTGCCATCGTCACATGGTCGTTCACAGGGATTTGAAACCGGAAAATCTGCTACTAGACTCGAATCTCCATGTGAAAATCGCCGATTTCG GTTTGAGCAATATGATGATGGATGGTGAATTTTTACGCACAAGTTGTGGTTCCCCGAATTACGCAGCACCCGAAGTCATCTCGGGCAAACTTTATGCTGGCCCAGAAGTGGATGTCTGGTCTTGTGGTGTCATCCTTTACGCTCTACTTTGTGGCACATTGCCATTTGACGACGAGCATGTCCCGACACTCTTCCGGAAAATTAAAT CTGGAGTATTTCCTATACCAGATTATCTCAACAAATCAGTGGTCAATCTGCTTTGCCACATGCTTCAGGTCGACCCTATGAAGAGAGCGACGATCGACGACGTCAA AAAACACGATTGGTTTGCCAAGGAATGTCCCGCCTATTTGTTTCCTTCCCCGGTTGAACAGGATACCTCTGTTATCGACACTGATGCCGTCTCTGAAGTTTGCGAG AAATTTGGAGTTCGCGAACAAGAAGTGCACAGCGCTCTTTTGAGCGGAGACCCTCACGATCAATTGGCCATTGCTTACCATCTCATTGTGGATAATAAGCGCATCGCCGACGAGGCCGCCAAGGCTGAACTACGAG ATTTTTACATCGCCGGTAGTCCTCCGCCAGCGGCTTTCAGTCCGGGCGACTCGAGCCCAACGCCAGGCATAAAACCTCATCCGGAGCGCATCGCAC CTGCGTTCCGCGAGCGGGCAGCCAGTGCCGGCGAACGCACTGCACCCAATAAAACGCCGATAAAACGCGCCAAATGGCACTTGG GCATCCGATCGCAAAGTAAGCCCCACGACATCATGTACGAGGTTTACAGAGCCATGAAAACGCTGGACTTT gaaTGGAAGATGGTGAATCCGTTTCACGTTCGAGTGCGCAGTAAGAACCCGGTGAATGGACGTTACGCCAAAATGTCGCTGCAGCTTTACCAGGTCGACTACAAGTCGTACCTCCTGGACTTTAAGAGTCTCAGCACGGATGAAAACGAACATGTTAGTTCCA ATCCGGATGTTTCTCAATCACAGTTCTCCATTGGCGGAGGCCACCCGACGATGGAGTTTTTCGAAATGTGTGCATCTTTGATTACGCAACTGGCCCGTTGA
- the LOC124209593 gene encoding 5'-AMP-activated protein kinase catalytic subunit alpha-2-like isoform X1, translating to MAERPTAIASALLSQEKPLVKIGHYALGETLGVGTFGKVKIGEHQLTGHKVAIKILNRQKIKNLDVVGKIRREIQNLKLFRHPHIIKLYQVISTPTDIFMIMEYVSGGELFDYIVKHGKLKEHEARRFFQQIISGVDYCHRHMVVHRDLKPENLLLDSNLHVKIADFGLSNMMMDGEFLRTSCGSPNYAAPEVISGKLYAGPEVDVWSCGVILYALLCGTLPFDDEHVPTLFRKIKSGVFPIPDYLNKSVVNLLCHMLQVDPMKRATIDDVKKHDWFAKECPAYLFPSPVEQDTSVIDTDAVSEVCEKFGVREQEVHSALLSGDPHDQLAIAYHLIVDNKRIADEAAKAELRDFYIAGSPPPAAFSPGDSSPTPGIKPHPERIAPAFRERAASAGERTAPNKTPIKRAKWHLGNRDTLPRFLFVCFSTNVSPPLYSFETLFFSLLIAGIRSQSKPHDIMYEVYRAMKTLDFEWKMVNPFHVRVRSKNPVNGRYAKMSLQLYQVDYKSYLLDFKSLSTDENEHVSSNPDVSQSQFSIGGGHPTMEFFEMCASLITQLAR from the exons ATGGCCGAACGCCCTACCGCTATCGCCTCGGCGTTGCTTTCACAGGAAAAACCTCTTGTTAAAATAGGACATTATGCATTGGGGGAGACCTTGGGAGTTGGCACCTTTGGCAAAGTCAAAA TCGGTGAACACCAATTGACTGGGCACAAAGTTGCCATAAAAATTCTTAATcgacagaaaatcaagaatCTGGATGTTGTCGGCAAGATCAGGAGAGAGATTCAAAACCTGAAACTCTTCCGTCATCCCCACATCATCAAACT GTATCAAGTAATCAGCACTCCAACTGACATATTCATGATTATGGAATATGTTTCAGGAGGAGAGTTGTTTGATTACATTGTCAAACATGGAAAG TTGAAGGAGCACGAAGCCAGGCGTTTCTTTCAGCAGATCATTTCAGGAGTGGACTACTGCCATCGTCACATGGTCGTTCACAGGGATTTGAAACCGGAAAATCTGCTACTAGACTCGAATCTCCATGTGAAAATCGCCGATTTCG GTTTGAGCAATATGATGATGGATGGTGAATTTTTACGCACAAGTTGTGGTTCCCCGAATTACGCAGCACCCGAAGTCATCTCGGGCAAACTTTATGCTGGCCCAGAAGTGGATGTCTGGTCTTGTGGTGTCATCCTTTACGCTCTACTTTGTGGCACATTGCCATTTGACGACGAGCATGTCCCGACACTCTTCCGGAAAATTAAAT CTGGAGTATTTCCTATACCAGATTATCTCAACAAATCAGTGGTCAATCTGCTTTGCCACATGCTTCAGGTCGACCCTATGAAGAGAGCGACGATCGACGACGTCAA AAAACACGATTGGTTTGCCAAGGAATGTCCCGCCTATTTGTTTCCTTCCCCGGTTGAACAGGATACCTCTGTTATCGACACTGATGCCGTCTCTGAAGTTTGCGAG AAATTTGGAGTTCGCGAACAAGAAGTGCACAGCGCTCTTTTGAGCGGAGACCCTCACGATCAATTGGCCATTGCTTACCATCTCATTGTGGATAATAAGCGCATCGCCGACGAGGCCGCCAAGGCTGAACTACGAG ATTTTTACATCGCCGGTAGTCCTCCGCCAGCGGCTTTCAGTCCGGGCGACTCGAGCCCAACGCCAGGCATAAAACCTCATCCGGAGCGCATCGCAC CTGCGTTCCGCGAGCGGGCAGCCAGTGCCGGCGAACGCACTGCACCCAATAAAACGCCGATAAAACGCGCCAAATGGCACTTGGGTAATAGAGACACGCTTCCAAGAttcttgtttgtgtgtttttccaCGAATGTGTCGCCTCCCCTCTATTCATTTGagaccctttttttctctcttttgatcGCAGGCATCCGATCGCAAAGTAAGCCCCACGACATCATGTACGAGGTTTACAGAGCCATGAAAACGCTGGACTTT gaaTGGAAGATGGTGAATCCGTTTCACGTTCGAGTGCGCAGTAAGAACCCGGTGAATGGACGTTACGCCAAAATGTCGCTGCAGCTTTACCAGGTCGACTACAAGTCGTACCTCCTGGACTTTAAGAGTCTCAGCACGGATGAAAACGAACATGTTAGTTCCA ATCCGGATGTTTCTCAATCACAGTTCTCCATTGGCGGAGGCCACCCGACGATGGAGTTTTTCGAAATGTGTGCATCTTTGATTACGCAACTGGCCCGTTGA
- the LOC124209594 gene encoding ubiquitin-like-conjugating enzyme ATG3, translating to MQNVINTVKGTALGVAEYLTPVLKDSKFKETGVLTPEEFVKAGDHLVHHCPTWQWSTGDESKIKPYLPKNKQFLLTRNVPCYKRCKQLEYTEQEKIVQPEDGEGGWVDTHPTNDNLTEGSGTAEMSNDEKSDSDEAEDMKNNLGNAMSELVLGDDDDDGEAAVMEDSDLEDEEDEAEVKPISDREHVALKTSESGGEIIQTRTYDLNITYDKYYQTPRLWVSGHDENRHPLSVDQMYEDVSQDHAKRTVTMESHPHIPGPPMASVHPCRHAEVMKFFIQTVTEGGRELGVHMYLIIFLKFVQAVIPTIEYDYTQNFTM from the exons ATGCAAAACGTAATTAATACAGTGAAAGGTACAGCCCTTGGAGTCGCGGAATATCTAACACCTGTTCTCAAG gattcaaaatttaaagaaactGGAGTTTTGACACCAGAAGAGTTTGTGAAGGCTGGTGATCATCTGGTTCATCATTGCCCTACATGGCAATGGTCAACTGGCGATGAATCTAAAATTAAACCTTATCttccaaaaaacaaacaatttttgcTCACAAGGAATGTCCCCTGCTATAAACGATGCAAACAG ttgGAATATACAGAGCAGGAAAAAATAGTCCAACCAGAGGATGGGGAAGGTGGTTGGGTCGATACACATCCCACCAATGATAATTTAACTGAGGGCTCAGGAACAGCAGAAATGTCAAATGATGAGAAG AGTGATTCTGATGAAGCAGAGGACATGAAAAATAACTTGGGAAATGCTATGAGTGAACTTGTGCTtggtgatgatgacgacgacggtgAAGCAGCCGTAATGGAAGATAGTGATCTagaggatgaagaagacgaa GCAGAAGTCAAACCAATCTCTGATCGTGAACATGTAGCACTTAAAACGAGTGAATCGGGTGGGGAGATCATCCAAACAAGAACTTATGATTTAAACATTACCTATGATAAATATTATCAAACGCCTCGCTTATGGGTTTCTGGTCACGATGAG AACCGCCATCCTTTATCAGTAGACCAAATGTACGAGGATGTCAGTCAGGATCATGCTAAAAGGACCGTGACTATGGAGAGTCACCCTCACATACCGGGCCCACCAATGGCTTCCGTTCATCCGTGCAG GCACGCTGAAGTGATGAAGTTCTTTATCCAGACTGTGACAGAGGGTGGAAGAGAATTGGGTGTTCACATgtatttgatcatttttttgaagtttgtTCAAGCTGTCATCCCCACAATTGAGTATGACTACACACAAAACTTCACCATGTAA